DNA sequence from the Candidatus Kaistella beijingensis genome:
AACAAAGATATTTCTGCAAAAACGGGATGGTTTTCTTGAAAAAGTCCGTTGGAAATTTCCAAATGGTTTTGTTTGACTTTTTCGATTTCGCTTTGATAATCGTTTTTATCAAAATAATTTTGCACCACTTTTTCTAGTGCGTTCGTAGTTTTTCCCATCGCGGAAACTACCAAGAGACAGTTTTCGAAACCTTGAGTTTCCAAAACCAGGGAAACGTTTTTTACACCTTCCGCATCTTTTACCGATGCACCACCAAACTTAAAAACCTTCATCTAAATATTTAAAATTCAACATTTTAATAACAAATTTTTCCTTCGTAGAAAAAATTACAATTTTCAAAATTATAAATTTCGAACGGAACTAGAAAACGATGTATTGTATTATGAGTTTATTTAATGATGGTTTTGTTTAAAAATACTGATTTCGGTCATTAATATTGAAAGTAATGAGATAAAATCCAAAGAATTTTCCGAAATTTGTAAGAAATCAAAAAGTATAAACATGGCAGAAAATTTTCAGACGCTTGGTGAATTTATTATCGATAAACAGGAGGATTTCCAATATTCCACGGGTGAACTTTCGAGATTGTTGAGTGCAATTCGTCTTGCATCAAAAGTGGTGAACCGTGAAGTAAATAAAGCGGGAATTGCAAACATCATCGGAAAAGCGGGAAATGAAAACATTCAAGGTGAGGAACAGCAGAAACTCGACGTTTTAGCGAACGAAATTTTCATCGAAGCACTTTCTCAAAGAGAAGTTGTCTGTGGAATTGCCTCTGAAGAAAGCGACGATTTTATTGAAATCAAGTGTGGTTCGAATGCACATTTAAGCAAATATGTCGTGTTGATCGATCCTTTGGACGGTTCTTCCAACATCGACGTGAATGTTTCCGTTGGAACTATTTTCTCCATTTACCGAAGAGTTACCGAACCCGGAACTCCTGTAACTTTGGAAGATTTCTTGCAAAAAGGGGTGAATCAAGCTGCGGCAGGATATGTGGTTTACGGTTCGTCCACCATGATTGTTTATACGACTGGAAATGGCGTGAACGGTTTCACACTCGATCCAAGTTTGGGAACGTATTATCTTTCTCACCCGAATATGACTTTTTCTAAAAGAGGAAAAATTTATTCCATCAACGAGGGAAATTACGCGAAATTTCCGCAAGGTGTGAAAGATTATATTAAATATTGTCAAAGAGAGGAAGAAGATCGTCCCTATACTTCGCGTTACATCGGAAGTTTGGTTTCCGATTTCCACCGAAATATGATTAAAGGCGGAATTTACATTTACCCATCCACTTCACAATCGCCCAACGGAAAATTGAGACTGTTGTACGAATGCAATCCAATGGCTTTATTGGCGGAACAAGCAGGCGGAAAATGTACCGATGGTTTCACCAGAATTTTGGAAATTCAGCCAACCGAACTTCACCAAAGAGTTCCGTTTTTCTGCGGAAGTTTGGAAATGGTGGAAAAAGCGGAGGAGTTTATGAGGAATGCTGAAAACTAATAGAAACGGTTTCCTTTTTGCTGATAATCAAATAATTATTAATTTTGCAATAATATGAGCAAAGCAAAATTGGCGGTAACTCGTGAAGAAGCCGTAGAAATTATTAAGGAAGGCGATTTTAAAACAGGAGATGATAATGAACTGTGATCAGCGAAAAATTACGCTTGAAGATTTGAAAAAGAAAGGAATTACACTTGAAAAAGCCCTATAAATATAATTGAACGCAATAAATTTGAATACCATTTTACCACAATAAATGGTATTTCTTATTTAGTTTCATTTTCAAGAGACGAAACCTTTAACACCTTTTCGAAAAGCGAAGAATTCAATAATAATTTTCAAATTGCAGTCACGAAAGTTTCTCCCGAAGAAGATATTTTCGACACCGCCGTTTCACTCACAATAAGAGATATTATCGAAAAATTTTTAAGCCAAGAAAAAACGCCAATATTTCTTTTGCTCATGTTTTGACAAAAAACAACGAAAACGTTTCAACACTTTCAATAGATGGTACATGAACAGTGAACTAAAAAACCAAATAAGCAAAATTGACCATCTTCTTAAAATTGAAGATATTTTGTTGTACACCTCATTAATCATCAACAATAGCAATACGCAAAAAGATGAAATTGTTGAACTTTATGATTCACTGGAAGACCTACTGAATTAAGAGAAATAACCGCAATGAAATCAGCCAAATTTTTCAAATACATTTTAGAATTCAAAAATCCAAGCGGAACTTCCCGTGGAGTTTTGCACACCAAAGAAACATTCATCTTAGAAATTTCTGAAAACGGAAAAAAAGGAATCGGGGAATGCGGACTTTTCCGTGGTTTGAGTTACGACGATGTTCCTGAATATGAGGAAAAATTGAATTGGCTTTGTGAAAACATCAATGAAGATGCGGAATTTTTAAAACAAGAATTGAAATATTTTCCATCGATTTGGTTTGGCTACGAACAGGCGATTTTGAATTTAAAACATGGCGAAAGCCTTTATTTTCCAAGTGAATTTACCGATGAAAAATCTTCCATAAAAATCAACGGTTTGATTTGGATGGGTCATGCTGATTTCATGCAACAACAGATTGAGGAAAAACTCGAATTGGGTTTCGACTGCATCAAACTGAAAATCGGTGTGGATTGGAATTCTGAAAGAGAGATTTTAAAAAAACTTCGTACAAAATTCCCGAAAGA
Encoded proteins:
- the fbp gene encoding class 1 fructose-bisphosphatase; amino-acid sequence: MAENFQTLGEFIIDKQEDFQYSTGELSRLLSAIRLASKVVNREVNKAGIANIIGKAGNENIQGEEQQKLDVLANEIFIEALSQREVVCGIASEESDDFIEIKCGSNAHLSKYVVLIDPLDGSSNIDVNVSVGTIFSIYRRVTEPGTPVTLEDFLQKGVNQAAAGYVVYGSSTMIVYTTGNGVNGFTLDPSLGTYYLSHPNMTFSKRGKIYSINEGNYAKFPQGVKDYIKYCQREEEDRPYTSRYIGSLVSDFHRNMIKGGIYIYPSTSQSPNGKLRLLYECNPMALLAEQAGGKCTDGFTRILEIQPTELHQRVPFFCGSLEMVEKAEEFMRNAEN